Genomic window (Macrobrachium rosenbergii isolate ZJJX-2024 chromosome 48, ASM4041242v1, whole genome shotgun sequence):
CATGGTTTATTTCTGAAGAACATTAATTATCTGAGAAGGAATATGCCACTAATTACAAATAGGCCTACCTCAGGAGGTCCATAGAGCTCACTTGGTGGCTTATCAGCTACAACTGCTGAAACCACAGTCAGGAAGAAGAgaatctgaaagaagaagaatcccCATTATAAAGACCCCaccaaatggaaaaaaagtgATGTTTAACCTTAGAGCAATGCAATCACCTCGtgtattcaaaataaagaaagatgttTATGTTTATAGTTTCAGCACGGATATTCATAATTCACTTTCCACGTTTCTCATGCTACAAGTTTTCAGCCGCGtaaagattttgtctttatagccATGGAACCACGTGAAACAGAGTATATTCCTCAGTACACAGACCTTAGAATTCATCTTGAGAGCACTGTAGGAGATTTGATGCTTTTTCCCTCACATCAGTCATATTTATACTACTAAATTCCTCCATGATGCCCATGAACGAGAGTTCAACCTTGAAAAATAAAGTCACGAAAAGCTACATTCGTGACGGTTAGGTCTAACTCGATATATGGCTATGAAATTAGAGAAAGCAGATTTTCATGCATGCGTGCTTGAAGGCTTTTCCTCGAGGTTTATCGGTACTATGAACACAATGAAATTGTTacaaaatttattgaatgtatgtCTTTGAAGTTATTCATAGCTTGTTTTTTATGGATGAAAACctctaaaaattcaaatatatggGTTAATTCATATCTTTTTCAAAACTCACACAGGGACATAAGTATGCgtccttctttttatttcaaggaATGGATTGTTAACGAAAGTGATGCAAAAGTTATGAAAATTCAAGTAAAGTGTATATCATCATACATTATTACGAATATAACAAATCCTTGTGACCTATTGATCGTAAAACATcacggaaaaataattaaatcataagGCAAGCTTAGTCCAAGGGTGAATGAGAGTTAAATGAGTATAATCATCAGATTTTATTAAATACGTACAGTCAACGTTAAATAACTTAGCAAGCTGAGTGTCCATTGTCTAAAGCAAATGAACAAAATGCTTACTCAGGAACTCCATAGGATGAGCTTGGTGGCAAATAAGACTGGGATTCACGAGAGTCAAATGAGTCAGGGGCTGAGTAAGTGGGTCTCGGGGCTGAAAATTCCCTGGAATCGGGAGCGGAGTCTTCTCTAGACTCAAAGGAATCAGGATAGCGAGCCTCTCCTTCGTAGGAGACCTCGGCCACGTAGCCTGAGTCTCCGTTGACGAAGTATTTGACAGTCTGGCGACGACCGTCCGGAAGCTGGACCGTGTAGGAGCCTCTGGTCTGGTCTTCGTCGCGGGATTCCTGGTGCTCAAAGCTGGCGCTGGTGGAGTCGTCGTGGACGCCGAATTCGAAGCTGTACTTGGCGGGCTCGAAGGATTCGTCTGAGTTGCCCTCGAAGGATCCTTCGAAGGAATTTACCTGCAAAGGAAATGGAGGTGTTGGTCATTTTAGATTTAAGGactgaggacagaaaaagcgtcAGGTAATAATATTGTCGCATCTTATGTATGATTCACAAAGTTTTCTGTCGAATCTCGTCATCTTACCTTTGGTGGTCCATAGGATGTGGATGGTCGCTTATCAGCGGCCACTAAAGCCACCAAACCGAACAGGAAAAGAACCTgtcacaaaggaaaataattatcaataataactAAAACTCATTTGATAACACTTACTCGTTTTCGCCGTTATCTCATCAACTATTCAGGAGAATTCATGAGTTGTATCTAAGACATTTTAAAAGCCCACATATATCACAACACAAACTATGAATTTTCCTGCACATATTAATTTCCCCAAAGCAGATAGACACTTCCTGTCACAGAATTGAAGGAACAGTATGATTTCCAGAAGACCTACCTTCATCTTCATCGGCAGCGATCGGTCGAGCTTGTGATAATCGCCTTCATCCACCGGTTGTATTTATACCTGGTTCATACCTGAAGACACGGAGCTGCTTTACGTCAACCGTTACTTCGGTTTcaagcaaattataaaaaaaaaaggggggggtagCAATAACAAGCAATAAAAAGTAATGTAACCCCTTTTTTATGTCAAACAGGGAAAGGAGTTACTTTCGAATGGTTTGTAGTTCCTTGTTAAACATTCTAACTTATTTTTTTGCAGAGCTGAGACAGTAGTTAATAGCGTGTCAGACTCCCAGTACACTTTCAGATTTATGTTAAGATGTGTTCCTTCCTACTGCAGGAAATTATATTCTTGCTTGCATTTGGTGCTTTatgtttaatatgaatttttaacaaatttttacttGCTATTCTGAACAATTGTTTATATCTTAGCTCTCTTATTGTAGTTTATTAAATTTCCAATTCGCGAGAAGAACTACAAACTTCTCAAAAGACAATCATACGGTAATTTCACTCTAAAATATGTTGTGTATATTTTCccacatttttattaaatatccaTCGGAAGAAGAGATACAGAccaagaaggaggaagagaaaatagagaaaaaacagaaaagagagagagagaaataaaaaaaagtatccctGTTAACAGTGATATATTCCTTTACCACGtacaaaaattttggaaaaacatatcaacaaaacaaaacagcatTCCAGGGAGAAAAATAACATATCTTAGGTTCCTTTATATTTCCATAAACATCAGCATTAAGAATGAACTACCAGATCTATTTCATTTACATCTGCTTAAGACCAACTTGAGACTGACAGCTTTTAACAGCTTCGAAATTAAgtctcattttcctttgtaaggaaaaattattaagtGGCCTGTGTTCTAAATGCAGATTGAGGTATAGAGCttaaagtataggaaaaatctcTCTTTCAGAAATGATTGAGCCGGAAATTTCAGTTTATTGACAATCGTGCCATTGGTAAGACACCTACCTCAGCTTCGAAATTAAATCCCACTTTCCTTTGTAAAGAGAAATTACTAAGTGGCCTGTGTTGCAAATGCAGATTGATATATACAGGTTCAcgtatagaaaaatatttctttcagaaTTAAGACAGAAATTTCAGCTTACTTACAATCGTGCCATAGGTAAGACCTCTCTACCTATTGACAGTCAGCCTTATGTTAACGATGTATAAATAACTTTCGCATACACGTTACAAACAgactgaaaacaagtcaacgaccgaaAGTGGAGAGCGAATCTTTGACcagtgctggataatcgtatgaagcactgattAGACCTACCAGCGAGTCGTTAGCTTGTATTCGACTTGTTTGTGATGCTTGTGCGATGAGTTACCGATGTGTTCATGACATGTTATTAACATTTAAGTTTCACTGTGCAGTCTAGTGTTTTTCATGTTCGTTATTTCCTTGTTTCTGTGCTTTGCATGTTTAAGAGGAGATTTATGCTTCTACGGCAAAAGTAACCAAATATCATTCTAAGTCTTTCAGATCGACTTCTTTTGCTTGGTATGGAAACAATTCCTTGCATAGTTTGCAGccatcaaaatatataataataataataataataataataataataataataataataataataataataataataataataataataataataataataataataataataataagtgacttgggttttaaaagaaattctcttTAAAAGTTACACAGACTTAactgattatgaaaaatttttaattccaggcattattattattattattattattattattattattattattattattattattattatgattattattatttcacatgaaCTTTTCCTTGCTGTTTTATGAATGCAGAGGTTAATGGGAATCGACCACactgaaaattgataaaatcCTTTGATTTTCGTTGCAGTTTGATTCACAGGGAGCCTCTTCAAATGAAACTTCCAGCTTCCAGtatgatatattattatcattattattattattccacatgaAGAACTTTTCATTTGGTGTCATATGAATGTAGAGGTTAATGGAAAGCGGCCATTCACactgaaaattgataaaattcttTGATTTTCGTTGCAGTTTGACTCACGCGAGAGCCCTTCCAGCTTCCAGCCCCTGGAAGCCCCTGACGAGGACCAGACTCCAGTTGCCAGACGCCAGTCGCTTCATTAGCAGAGAAGACTCAAGACTAAAGCTACAGAACTGAGAC
Coding sequences:
- the LOC136831777 gene encoding pro-resilin-like: MKMKVLFLFGLVALVAADKRPSTSYGPPKVNSFEGSFEGNSDESFEPAKYSFEFGVHDDSTSASFEHQESRDEDQTRGSYTVQLPDGRRQTVKYFVNGDSGYVAEVSYEGEARYPDSFESREDSAPDSREFSAPRPTYSAPDSFDSRESQSYLPPSSSYGVPE